From Cervus canadensis isolate Bull #8, Minnesota chromosome 28, ASM1932006v1, whole genome shotgun sequence, one genomic window encodes:
- the LOC122429435 gene encoding olfactory receptor 10C1-like, with protein MSINCSLWQDNSMSVKHFAFVKFSEVTEQCFLLFTLILLMFLVPLTGNALIALVIWTNPALRTPMYFFLANLSLLEIGYTCSTIPKMLQNFVSEARGISREGCATQMFFFTLFGISECCLLAAMAFDHYMAICSPLHYATRMSRGVCVHLATVSWGVGCIVGLGQTTYIFSLDFCGPCEIDHFFCDLPPILALACGDTSHNEAAVFIAAILCISSPFLLIIASYGRILAAVLVMPSPEGCRKALSTCSSHLLVVTLFYGSGSVTYLRPKASHSPGVDKLLALFYTVVTSMLNPIIYSLRNKEVKTALRRTLGKKSNLI; from the coding sequence ATGAGCATCAATTGTTCTTTGTGGCAGGACAACAGCATGTCTGTGAAACACTTTGCATTTGTCAAATTCTCTGAGGTCACCGAACAGTGCTTCCTTTTATTTACCCTCATCCTACTCATGTTCTTAGTACCACTGACAGGCAACGCTCTCATAGCTCTTGTCATCTGGACCAATCCGGCCCTCCgtacccccatgtacttcttcctggcCAACTTGTCTCTCTTGGAGATTGGATACACTTGCTCTACCATACCCAAGATGTTGCAGAACTTTGTGAGTGAGGCCCGAGGAATCTCTCGGGAGGGATGTGCTACACAGATgtttttctttacattatttGGTATCAGTGAGTGCTGTCTTTTGGCAGCCATGGCTTTTGATCACTATATGGCCATTTGCTCCCCACTTCACTATGCAACACGAATGAGTCGTGGAGTGTGTGTCCATTTAGCAACGGTTTCTTGGGGAGTAGGTTGCATAGTAGGCTTGGGCCAAACCACCTATATTTTCTCTTTAGACTTCTGTGGCCCCTGTGAAATAGACCACTTCTTCTGTGATCTCCCGCCTATCCTGGCACTAGCCTGTGGGGATACATCCCATAATGAGGCAGCAGTCTTTATTGCAGCCATTCTTTGCATTTCCAGtccatttttattaatcattGCTTCTTATGGCAGAATTCTAGCTGCTGTGTTGGTCATGCCCTCCCCTGAAGGCTGCCGAAAAGCTCTTTCCACCTGTTCCTCCCACCTACTAGTAGTAACACTCTTCTATGGCTCAGGATCTGTCACCTACTTGAGGCCCAAGGCTAGCCATTCACCCGGGGTGGATAAACTCCTGGCCCTCTTCTATACCGTGGTGACATCCATGCTCAACCCCATCATCTACAGTTTACGAAACAAGGAAGTCAAGACAGCTCTTCGGAGAACTCTGGGCAAGAAAAGCAACCTCATTTAG